A DNA window from Streptomyces sp. B21-083 contains the following coding sequences:
- a CDS encoding urea amidolyase associated protein UAAP1 — translation MGTSTTYGARDHARAQEGAQAEAMPVVPAADWPAPPCAAGHLVWAETVAGGNYTHRVLARGTELRLTDLRGDACAHLLLFVADRPWERLNVADTVKVQWNAYLGEGQLLLSDQGRVLASLVADTSGRHDALCGTSTLVRNTNRYGDGTPQSPSPAGRELFKLAAAKNGLQPRDLPPSLSFFQGVEVREDGSLDFTGSAGPGGSVTLRAEQDVTVLIANVPHPADPRDDYVSTPLEVLAWRAEATHPGDPLWEATPEGRRAFLNTAEFLAARGLV, via the coding sequence ATGGGGACATCGACCACGTACGGAGCCCGCGATCACGCCCGCGCCCAGGAGGGCGCCCAGGCGGAGGCCATGCCCGTCGTCCCGGCCGCCGACTGGCCCGCACCGCCCTGCGCGGCGGGCCATCTGGTGTGGGCCGAGACAGTGGCGGGCGGCAACTACACGCACCGGGTCCTGGCCCGCGGCACCGAGCTGCGCCTGACCGACCTGCGCGGGGACGCCTGCGCCCATCTACTGCTCTTCGTCGCGGACCGGCCCTGGGAGCGGCTGAACGTCGCCGACACGGTCAAGGTCCAGTGGAACGCGTACCTCGGAGAGGGGCAGTTGCTGCTCTCCGACCAGGGCCGTGTCCTCGCCTCGCTGGTCGCCGACACCTCCGGGCGCCACGACGCGCTGTGCGGCACCTCGACCCTCGTGCGCAACACGAACCGGTACGGCGACGGCACCCCGCAGTCGCCCTCCCCCGCCGGCCGTGAGCTGTTCAAGCTGGCCGCGGCCAAGAACGGCCTCCAGCCGCGCGATCTGCCGCCCTCACTCTCGTTCTTCCAGGGCGTGGAGGTACGCGAGGACGGCTCCCTCGACTTCACCGGCTCGGCCGGACCGGGCGGCAGTGTGACGCTGCGCGCCGAGCAGGACGTCACGGTGCTGATCGCGAACGTCCCGCACCCCGCCGACCCGCGCGACGACTACGTGAGCACCCCGCTGGAGGTGCTGGCCTGGCGCGCCGAGGCGACCCACCCCGGCGACCCCCTGTGGGAGGCCACTCCCGAGGGCCGCCGCGCGTTCCTCAACACCGCCGAATTCCTTGCCGCGAGGGGGCTCGTATGA